Proteins from a genomic interval of Medicago truncatula cultivar Jemalong A17 chromosome 3, MtrunA17r5.0-ANR, whole genome shotgun sequence:
- the LOC25490136 gene encoding casein kinase 1-like protein HD16 has translation MDEYDSGGRSADKAPGAEEEGSATPLPEKIQVGGSPLYRLDRKLGKGGFGQVYVGRRVGAGSGAVEVALKFEHRNSKGCNYGPPHEWQVYSTLGGSHGVPRVHYKGRQGDYYIMVMDMLGSSLWDVWNNNSHTMSTEMVACIAIEAISILEKMHCRGYVHGDVKPENFLLGPSGTPDEKKLFLVDLGLATRWRDSSTGLHVDYDQRPDVFRGTVRYASVHAHLGRTSSRRDDLESLAYTLVFLLRGRLPWQGYQGENKGFLVCKKKMATSPEALCCFCPAPFRQFVEYVVNLKFDEEPNYAKYISLFDGIVGPNPDIRPLNTEGAQKLICQVGQKRGRLTMEEDDDEQPKKKVRMGQPATQWISVYNARRPMKQRYHYNVADERLSQHIVKGNEDGLFISSVASCASLWALIMDAGTGFTSQVYELSSSFLHKEWIMEQWDKNYYISAIAGASNGSSLVVMSKGTQYMQQSYKVSDSFPFKWINKKWREGFFVTAMATAGTRWAIVMSRGAGFTEQVVELDFLYPSEGIHRRWENNYRITATAATPDQAAFILSVPRRKPPDETQETLRTSDFPSTHVKEKWAKNLYIASISYGRTVS, from the exons ATGGATGAGTACGATAGTGGTGGCCGTAGTGCCGATAAAGCTCCGGGAGCCGAAGAAGAAGGGAGTGCAACTCCACTTCCTGAGAAG ATTCAAGTTGGTGGTTCCCCATTATATAGATTAGATAGGAAACTTGGGAAGGGAGGATTTGGGCAAGTCTATGTTGGTCGCCGCGTAGGAGCTGGTTCTGGTGCCGTTGAG GTAGCATTAAAATTCGAGCATAGAAACAGCAAAGGGTGCAATTACGGACCTCCACATGAATGGCAGGTTTACAG CACATTAGGTGGTAGTCATGGTGTTCCACGAGTACATTACAAGGGACGGCAAGGTGACTACTACATTATG GTCATGGATATGCTTGGCTCTAGTCTATGGGATGTTTGGAATAACAACTCACACAC GATGTCTACCGAAATGGTGGCATGTATTGCAATCGAGGCTATCTCTATATTGGAGAAGATGCATTGTAGAGG ATATGTGCATGGTGATGTAAAGCCTGAAAACTTTTTGCTTGGACCCTCGGGAACCCCTGATGAGAAAAAGTTGTTTCTGGTTGATCTTGGATTAG CAACTCGTTGGCGTGATAGTTCAACTGGCCTTcatgttgattatgatcaaCGCCCAGATGTATTTAG GGGCACAGTTCGTTATGCTAGTGTGCATGCACATCTTGGTAGAACAAGTAGCAGGAGAGATGACTTGGAATCCCTTGCTTACACACTTGTCTTCCTTCTTCGTGGTCGGTTACCTTGGCAAGGATATCAG GGAGAAAATAAAGGATTTCTTGTCTGCAAGAAAAAGATGGCCACTTCACCCGAAGCTTTGTGTTGCTTTTGTCCTGCACCTTTCCGGCAGTTTGTAGAATATGTAGTAAATTTGAAGTTTGATGAAGAACCAAATTATGCAAAATACATATCCCTTTTTGATGGAATTGTGGGTCCAAATCCTGACATTAGGCCCCTAAATACCGAGGGTGCTCAGAAG CTTATATGTCAGGTTGGACAAAAGAGAGGACGATTGACCAtggaagaggatgatgatgaacaACCAAAGAAGAAGGTCCGAATGGGTCAGCCAGCAACACAGTGGATTAGTGTTTACAATGCTCGTAGACCAATGAAGCAAAG GTATCATTACAATGTGGCCGATGAGCGGCTTTCCCAACACATTGTAAAAGGAAATGAAGATGGTTTATTTATTAGCAGTGTGGCTTCTTGTGCTAGTCTTTGGGCACTCATTATGGACGCTGGCACTGGTTTCACATCACAAGTTTACGAACTCTCTTCCAGTTTTCTTCACAAG GAATGGATTATGGAACAGTGGGATAAGAATTATTACATCAGTGCCATAGCTGGAGCTAGTAACGGGTCCTCATTGGTTGTAATGTCAAAAG GGACCCAATACATGCAACAATCCTATAAAGTCAGTGACTCGTTTCCATTTAAGTGGATCAACAAAAAATGGAGGGAAGGATTTTTTGTCACTGCTATGGCCACTGCTGGCACTAGATGGGCAATTGTTATGTCCCGTGGTGCTGGATTTACAGAGCag GTTGTGGAACTTGATTTCCTGTACCCTAGTGAAGGTATTCATCGAAGGTGGGAAAACAATTACCGCATTACTGCAACTGCTGCAACGCCTGATCAAGCTGCTTTTATTTTAAGTGTCCCAAGAAGAAAACCACCTGATGAAACTCAAGAAACGCTCCGCACGTCTGATTTTCCTAGTACTCATGTTAAG GAAAAATGGGCAAAGAACCTCTATATCGCATCTATTAGTTATGGGAGAACAGTTTCATAA
- the LOC120579625 gene encoding uncharacterized protein has protein sequence MVRYPSQTPPFNGYMPMGNEKFPSVGATQYPEFSTQITPGGMAVADEVTPEDSTPKSKRSKEPAWNTQQNLVLISAWIKYGTSSVVGRNQRGETYWGKIAEYCSFDSPRDLVACRNRFNYMNKIINKWIGAYESAKRMQGSGWSENDVLTKAHKLFACGKNIQFTLNEEWHALRDQPRYGSQMGGNVGSGSSGSKRSHEDSVGSSARPMGREAAKKKGKKKSKDVAGLEEVEKEWVQFKEIKDREIEHLKEYTKVQQEKNRLKKMKMYLKLTSEELLENLERELF, from the coding sequence ATGGTGAGAtatccatctcaaacacccccgtttaatggttatatgccaATGGGGAATGAAAAATTTCCTAGTGTTGGTGCAACTCAATATCCtgaattttcaacacaaataactcCTGGTGGCATGGCAGTTGCTGATGAAGTCACTCCAGAAGATTCAACTCCTAAGAGCAAGAGAAGTAAGGAACCAGCATGGAACACTCAACAAAATTTGGTTCTAATTAGTGCATGGATTAAATATGGAACAAGCAGTGTTGTCGGAAGAAACCAGAGAGGAGAAACATATTGGGGTAAAATTGCTGAGTATTGCTCATTCGATTCTCCGCGCGATCTAGTTGCCTGCCGAAaccgttttaattatatgaacaaaataataaataaatggattggTGCTTATGAAAGCGCTAAGCGTATGCAAGGAAGCGGTTGGTCGGAAAATGATGTTTTGACAAAAGCGCATAAATTATTTGCATGTGGAAAGAATATTCAATTTACTTTGAATGAAGAATGGCACGCTCTCCGTGATCAACCACGTTATGGTAGTCAGATGGGAGGAAATGTTGGGTCAGGAAGTAGTGGATCTAAGAGATCTCACGAGGACTCTGTAGGATCTAGTGCTCGTCCAATGGGTAGGGAGGcagctaaaaaaaaaggtaaaaagaaaagtaaggATGTTGCTGGCTTGGAGGAGGTGGAAAAGGAGTGGGTTCAATTCAAAGAAATCAAGGATAGAGAGATTGAACATTTGAAAGAGTACACCAAGGTGCAACAGGAGAAAAAcagattgaagaaaatgaaaatgtatctaAAGTTAACTTCTGAAGAGCTGTTGGAAAACTTGGAGCGTGAGctgttttga
- the LOC25490139 gene encoding phosphatidylinositol-glycan biosynthesis class F protein produces the protein MDRRKSSPEEISSSEAFTVNLLCGFGLALSFWISNTVYSVNLVTDPSLTLFLISIIELPIVILLYSRYRHNPQQSSYLRAVARGILGLPAGALLNSLGAIALGAPVTFQFLPKTVYWSLMMSLFTTVPASCVLGSSWADWKRIFAQTKPNGSIEYLICLHAHGAVIGGWFGAWPMPLDWERPWQEWPISVSYGTLAGYLVALVASLGFVLAHRRRLLHVKNE, from the exons ATGGATCGCCGGAAATCATCGCCGGAGGAAATCTCAAGTTCAGAAGCCTTTACAGTAAACTTGTTATGCGGTTTTGGTTTGGCTCTATCTTTCTGGATATCTAACACTGTCTACTCCGTCAACCTCGTTACCGATCCTTCTCTCACTCTCTTTCTCATTTCG ATTATTGAGCTTCCAATCGTCATCCTTCTCTACAGTCGCTATCGACACAATCCCCAACAATCCTCG TACCTACGAGCTGTTGCCAGAGGCATTCTAGGACTCCCAGCAG GGGCATTGCTAAATTCTTTAGGAGCTATTGCTTTGGGCGCACCTGTTACCTTTCA GTTCCTGCCCAAGACTGTATATTGGTCTCTTATGATGTCATTGTTCACA ACAGTTCCAGCATCGTGTGTTCTTGGTTCGTCATGGGCTGATTGGAAACGTATATTTGCACAAACAAA GCCGAATGGATCTATTGAGTACCTGATTTGCTTACATGCCCATGGAGCAGTTATTGGGGGATGGTTTGGGGCCTGGCCAATGCCGCTTGACTGGGAGAGGCCCTGGCag GAATGGCCTATTTCTGTAAGCTATGGAACATTAGCTGGTTACCTTGTGGCATTAGTTGCATCATTAGGCTTTGTTCTTGCTCATCGTAGGAGGTTGCTACATGTCAAAAATGAATGA
- the LOC120579624 gene encoding uncharacterized protein, producing MDPYDIEAYFQKRDVEDTYIVNRFIQRRKKLEEGSASRTRKYFNRDHAAANQRLIDDYFANEPTYDDAMFRRRYRMQKHVFLRNVGDLSSSDNYFTQRIDAANKEGISPLAKCTTAMRMLAYGVAADAVDEYIKIGSSTTLECLLRFCKGIIRLYEEVYLRAPTQDDLQRILHVSEMRGFPGMIGNIDCMHWEWKNCPKAWEGQFTRGDKGTTTVILEAVASHDLWI from the coding sequence ATGGACCCTTATGATATCGAAGCCTACTTCCAAAAACGTGATGTTGAAGACACTTATATCGTCAACCGATTTATTCAGCGTCGAAAAAAACTAGAGGAAGGTAGCGCATCTCGTactagaaaatatttcaatagagATCATGCAGCGGCAAACCAAAGACTAATTGACGACTACTTTGCCAATGAGCCTACATACGACGATGCAATGTTTCGTCGTCGGTACCGGATGCAAAAACATGTTTTCCTTCGAAACGTTGGAGATCTTTCAAGTAGTGATAACTACTTCACCCAACGAATTGATGCAGCCAATAAAGAAGGTATATCACCGTTAGCAAAATGTACCACAGCAATGCGAATGTTAGCATATGGTGTGGCAGCAGATGCGGTCgatgaatacatcaaaataggaagtAGTACAACATTGGAATGCTTACTTAGATTCTGCAAAGGAATCATACGACTCTATGAGGAAGTGTATTTGAGAGCACCAACCCAAGATGACCTGCAAAGAATACTACATGTTAGTGAAATGCGGGGGTTCCCAGGGATGATCGGCAATATTGACTGCATGCACTGGGAGTGGAAAAATTGTCCCAAAGCATGGGAAGGTCAATTTACCAGGGGGGATAAGGGAACCACCACAGTTATTCTGGAAGCAGTTGCGTCTCATGATCTATGGATCTGA
- the LOC25490138 gene encoding protein SAWADEE HOMEODOMAIN HOMOLOG 1: MDRLRPRNRPIFSGFTNSEIERMEKLLRESSKGQSFTLDFYQKLAKSFNLSSGRAGKPVIKWTEIHSWFQTRLQDSPKVPQNELVSPQCTEGENTRDSSELEFEARSSKDQAWYDVETFLAHRFLSTGEPEVRVRFVGFGAEEDEWVNIKNSVRERSVPFENTECSNLKVGDYVLCFQERRDQAIYYDAHIVEIQRRMHDIRGCRCHILIRYDHDNNEERVRLRRLCHRPRS; encoded by the exons ATGGATCGCTTGCGTCCTCGCAACAGACCCATTTTTTCCGGATTCACCAATTCTGAG ATTGAGAGAATGGAAAAATTACTAAGGGAATCATCAAAAGGACAATCATTCACCCTCGATTTTTACCAAAAACTAGCCAAAAGTTTCAA CTTATCATCTGGTCGTGCTGGGAAACCTGTCATCAAATGGACTGAg ATACACAGTTGGTTTCAGACTAGACTCCAAGACTCACCAAAAGTACCTCAAAATGAATTGGTTTCTCCTCAATGCACGGAAG GAGAAAACACCCGAGACTCATCAGAGTTGGAATTTGAAGCTAGATCTTCGAAAGACCAGGCATG GTACGATGTTGAGACATTTCTCGCCCACAGATTTCTTAGCACAGGGGAACCT GAAGTCAGAGTCAGATTTGTTGGGTTTGGAGCTGAGGAAGATGAGTGGGTCAACATAAAAAATTCAGTCCGAGAACGCTCAGTTCCTTTCGAGAACACAGAGTGTTCCAACCTGAAAGTTGGAGACTATGTTTTGTGCTTCCAG GAGAGAAGAGATCAAGCAATTTACTATGATGCTCACATTGTAGAGATCCAAAGGAGAATGCATGATATCCGAGGTTGCAGGTGTCACATTTTAATTCGATATGATCACGACAACAATGAG GAAAGAGTTCGCTTGAGGAGACTTTGCCACAGACCAAGATCTTAG